The uncultured Paludibaculum sp. sequence GTAGTGACCGCTCACAGCCACCGACTTCCCACTCAATCCGGTCCGCCGCGCGATGATGTTCTTCATGACGACCGGACCGGCTGGGGTCTTGGCCGTGAACACATCTTCCACCACCTGCCAGCCGGCAGCCTTCAGCTGCGCCGAGATGTAGTCCTGCGCCTTCTTGATGGCCGGAGTGCCGGAAGGCCGCGGCCCAAAAGCCACCAGAGCCTTGGTATGGTCGTACGCCCGCTGGCCGGAAAACTCCGCGGCCCACACAGGCAAGGCAAGAATCAGGCAGGCCAGCACTCGTTGGGAACGTTGCATCCAGATATCAGTGTAGCGGCGAGACGAGCACTCGCGAAACCGGAGCCCCGCCGCCGGCGTAAGATGGGAGCAGCCGTTAGTCGTCCGGCCCCATACCCCGATGAGCTCCTACCAGCGGCTCGGCGACGCGCAACTACTCTACGTTGAACCCATCGGTGCCTGGCCCGATCAAGTCGGAGCAGGCGAATACTGGCCGCCGACTCCAACTCCGGTCATCGCGCTCTTCGAGCGGGCCTACACCGGCGACCGCGACGACGACACCACCTGGCATTGCATCCACGAACTGCAGCTTCGCCACACACCCGAGGTCTTCGACAGTGCCATGGACTACTGCCAGTCGCGTGACCCGCGCTGGCGCGAAATCGGTCTCGACGTTCTCGCGCAGCTCGGAGCCGACCGTCCTAGCGAGCAGCGGTGGTATCGCCCCGAGTGCCGCACCACGGCGCTGCGTGGGCTCAACGATCCCAACATCCATGTCGTCCGATCCGCGGCCATGGCTCTCGCGCATCTTAACGCGGACTGCTCCACTACGGACGCGCTGCTCGGCCTGGAAGGCCACCCCGACGCCGAGGTTCGCGTGGCGGTCACGGCCGGGCTGGTGGGCCAGAATACGGTAGAGTCGCGTCAGGCGCTCCTTCGTCTGATGGAAGACGAGAATCAGGACGTCCGCGAGTGGGCCACCACGGCCATCGGACAGAGCGCGGAGCCTTCCCCGGAAGTCGTGCGCGCCCTCCAGAAGCGTTGGAACGAAGAGACGTTTGAAGACGCGCGCAACCAGGCGCTATGGGGTTTGGCACGTTTCCGCGATCGGGCAGCGATCGAAGAACTGGTGGAGCGCTTTCGCACTGCGACCTGGGTCTCGGGCGACATGGCCGCGATCCGCGAGCTGCACGGCTACCAGGACGACGATCCGCCCATTTGGGAGATCATCGAGGCAACGCGCTACTACCTCTATTCGAACCCGGGTCCGCCGTCCAGATAACTCCAGGAGGGCGGACGCCTTCGTCCGCAGCCGGCCCCCAGGCCGGCTTTCTTCCGGTTCGAAAACTATCGCCTCCCCAGCGCCTTCACCGCCACGCACTTGTACCCCAAAGTGAAATTCTTCTCTTTGTCCAGCCCGTCAAACAGCGGCAGCACTAGTGCCAGCGGCAAAAAGACCACCGCCGGAATCACTTTCAGAGGCCCCGGAAAAAACTGCAGGCCGCTCAACAACCGCCGCGCCACCAGGCGAAAGTATCCGCCCGCCGGCTCGAGAGTCCGCAGTTCCAGCCCCGCCTGGGCAAACAGGTAAGCCAACCCATGCCGCGTATACCGGAAATAATCGTGCGGCGACTGGTGCACTTCCCACTCATGCGGAGCTACCACCAGCAGCACGCCGCCCGGCTTCAGCACTCTCGCAATCTCGCGCAACGCCAGCTTCGGCTCCCGCAGGTGCTCCATTGTCACGATGTTCAGCGAGGCGTCGAAAAGCTTGTCCGGAAACGGCAGATCGTTCAGATCGGCAACCACGTCCAGGGCGCCATAGTCCCAGGCGTTGTCGCCCACGCCCAAGTCCACGCCCATATAGCGGTGCCGCTGGAAATAGCCCGAGTACTGCCCTTCCCCCGCCCCCGCGTCCAGCACCCGCGCCCCGTCCGGCAAGCCCGCGGCGAACTCCGTCACCGCGTCTTCAATCATGGCTTCGAACGAGTAGATATACCTGCGCAGCCAGTCGGGCAGCACGCGCCGGGCCGTCTCGTATCTCATGCCTTGGGCTTTGCCTCGATCATGATGCTCGCGCCGCAACGGCAGGCGGCCTCCAGCATCGTGAGAGGAATCGCAGCCAACACCAGCGCGAAGTACGCCGCATCCTTCAAGAGCTTGATCCGTGGATGGTCCTGCACGCCGCGAATCCGCCGCGACATCGGATCCAGCCCCAGCGCCAATGTCGTCGCCAGCCCGGCTGGATTGTCCCGCAGCGAAAAGTGCTTCCGCCGGACCACTTCAAACCCGCAGTACTCCAGCAGATTGACCAAGTCCTGTTCCTTGAAGTCGATCAGGTGGCGCGGGATGTCCAGCCCGTTCCAGTTCTCGCCGAAGAGCAGAAACTGCCAGCTCGCCGCATTCGGCACTTGCACCACCAGGCGTCCGTCCGGCCGCAGTAATTTGCGCGCCGCATTCAGATACGCCGACGGATCGTAGAGGTGCTCCAGCACGTGGAACATCGTAATCGCGCGGAACGAACCCGGCCGGAACGGAGCTCTCGGTAGTGCACCGCAGGCCACCGGAACTCCATTGGTGGACCACGCTACCGACGCGGCGTTCACTGAGAAGTCCAGGCCGACAATCTGGTCCTGCGGCAGGTTCAACTCGCGCAGAAACAGACCGCCGCCACAGCCCACGTCCAACACCGGAGCCGTCCCTTCGCACGATTCCAGCGCCTTGCGTACAAAGCGCACGTGGTCGCGCAACACAAACCGGCGCCAGAACTCGGCCAGACGGTCGGCCGCATCGCCGCCCGGGTCATACCAGTAGTTCTCGGGGTAGTACTGGCGAATCTCGTCCGCCTCCGGCCATGGATACAACCGGATCAACTTGCACTCACGGCACTCCACCACCAGGAAGACCTTGTCGGTGGTGTTGTACAGCTTGTCCGTGCCGTGACAGAGCGTTCGCATCTGAGCCGACCCGCACGCCGGGCACGAGTCGAACTCGGTGGTCGCCGAAAGGTCGCCTATGGCTGGCTCGGCTTGGCTACCTGCTGGCTCAGATCTTTCAGCGAAATGCGATGGCTGAGGATCAGTTGATGAATCTGCCTCGGGCTCAGCCGGCGCAGCGGCGCTAGCGCCCGCCGCTTCTTCAACGTCGCCGGGGTCATCAGAATCGCTTGCCAGTCGCCCTTCAAGAGAGCTAAAAAGGCTGTCAGTTTGCTTGTCGGGCTCTGGAACCGGCTGATCTCCCCCCGATTTCGGAGGGCCGCCCACAGACCCGCGAGAAGCCTTACGAGATAGTACACGCCGTTTCGCCACAAAAGACTTCCAGGAAACAGTTTAACGGCTAACAACAGCCGGTTGCGCTCAATCAGTGTAATACGCAGGGGATTCAACTGGCCCAGCGTCGCCCCGCGGTGGTGCCGCACACGGGCATGCGGCGTGTAAATCGAGCGGTAGCCACAGATACGGGCGCGCAGCCCCAGTTCAGCATCATCCCCATACGCAAAAAGGTCTTCGTCAAACGCGCCGATCGCCCGCAGCATCGAGGCCCTGTACATACAAGCGCAGCCATCGGGCCACAGCACTTCCTCCACTTTGTCATACTGGCCGCGATCCACCTCACCGGTGCCCCGGCCCCGGTTCTGTCCGTCCGGGTAGATCAGGTGCCCCACTTTGTCGATGATGCGCGGATCCTCGTGAACCACAATCTTCGACGCCGCCATTCCGACTTCCGGGTCGGTGAAGACCGCTCGCAGGGCGCCCAGCCATCCGGCGTCCGCCTCGGCGTCGTTGTTCAGCAGCGCGACGAACTCACCGCGCGCCGCCGCGATGCCCTGGTTGTTGGCGCCACAGAAACCACGATTCTCGCGGTTCTGGATCAGCTTCACCGCGAAGGGCGCGGTCCGGGAGAAACTCTCGACCACCTCGGCCGAGCCATCGGTGGAACCGTTGTCCACGACGATGACTTCAAAAGGCACGCCCTGATCCCGTCCTAGACTAGCCAGACACTCCGCCAGCAGCGCGCGGCGATTCCAGTTGACGATAACGACGGAGACAAATCCTTCCGGAAGTGACTCCAAACCTTGGAATGACAACGTGTTGTATCATACCATTCAGGCATACAATTCCATGCCGAGCTTGGGTCAGAAGCTCCGACAGGAGCGCGAAAAACGCGGGTTGAGCATTGAACAGTTGTCCGCGCAGACGCGCATCAATGTTCAATACTTTCAGTACATTGAGGCCGACGACACGGCGTCGTTGCCGGGCGGCTTCTTCTATCGCAGCTTTGTCCGTCAATACGCCCGTTTGATGGAATTGCCGGAATCCGATTATCAGGCCACGCTCGACCAAAGTCTGGCCGACGAATCGGCGCAATCGGTCGGCCGCGCCACCGCGTTGCCAGATCGCCCAATCGAAGTCCCACCCATCCCGACCGGCCGCTTTGACGCGGCGCTCGAACTCCGCCGCTGGGCTTGGCGCCTGGGCGTACTGGTCCTGGTTATCGCCCTGTGTTCCGGCGTGTATACGTTCTGGGAACGTTGGGGCCTGCAACGCGAAGAAGAGAGAATTGCCGCGGCCCGCGTTGAACCGCCTGCCCAGAAGCCGGCGGAAAAACAGCAGACCGCGCCGCAGCCGCCGCCGGTCGCGCCCGTCACGCCGCCGCCTGCCGAGCAGCCAGCGCCGCTGCAGGCGTCCATCCTGCCGCAGACCGCCGAGATTCCAGCCAGCGGGGCCGTGCGCTTGATCATCCGCGCTACCGAAATGACCTGGGTCGCCGTCTGGCAGGGTGACAAACAGTTGTTTGCCGACGTCATCCGCCCCGGAGAGACGCGCGGCTTCGGCTCGCCCAACCAGTTGCGCATCCGTCTGGGCAACGCCGGCGGCGTGCAGATGGAATGGAACGGCCAGGCCGTCGATCCGGTTGGCCCCAAAGGCCAGGTGCGCACCGTTGTGTTCCGCCCCGACGGCTACTCCGTCGTCCAGCCCCCACCACCGCCCACCGAGACAAAGCCCGACGGCCAGGGTTAGGCCGGTCCTCTTCGCCGTATTCGCATAGAATCAGTTCATGAGGCTCCCCCCGGCCCCTGGTGCGGACCCGGCCACACCCGTCAGCCCTGGTCAATCCGAATCCGCCGGCACGCTGCAGGCAGCCGTCGACCGGATTCTCGCCAGCCAGGCCTTCGAACGCACCCATCGCCTCTCGGTCCTGCTGCGCTACCTGACCGATCACAGCACCAGCGGTGATACGGCTGGCCTGAAGGAGCCCATCATCGGCCAACGTGTCTTCGGCCGGCCCGCCGATTACATCGCCTCAGACGACAACATCGTCCGCTCGAACGTGCGCCAGCTCCGTTTGAAGCTGGAGGAATACTACTCTTCCGAGGGCGAGAAGGATCCGTGGCGCATCACGGTGCCCAAAGGTTCGTACCTCCTGAAACTGGAGCCGGCCGTGCAGCCTTTGCCGCCCACCCGCCTGGTCCGGCCCTGGCGACTGCCCGACCTCATCGCAGTACCGGCCGTTCTTCTGGCCGTGGTCGCGCTCGTCTGGTGGCTCCGCTCCATCGGCCCGCAGCCTAAGGATTGCCTTCTGAGCCTCCTGCGGCCCGGCCCGGGACAGCGCCTGCTGGTCGTCGGCTCCGACGCAAATGTCCAGATGTACGTTCGCCTCGCCCGTCGCCGAGTCACGTTACAGGAGTACATCGGCGGTCGCTACCTGCGATCGGACCCACTGCCACCGGGCATCGACCGAGCTGCTCTCTCCAACCTGCTCGCCAGCCGGTCCGTGACCGAAACCATCTTCCTCAACATCCTGCCCGAGTTTGCTCGCGCGTTGCCCTCCACCTCGCTTTCCGTCCTGGCTGCCGATTCCATCTCGCCGCGTGACTTCGACCACGACAACGCCGTACTCATCTCCGGCCCCTTCGGCAACCCTTGGGTGCAGATGTTCGACCGGGACCTGAACTTCCAGATTGAGGCGACTGAGGAGGTCACGTCGACCTGGATCCAAAACCGGAAGCCGATTCCCGGCGAGCAGGAGCGTTACCAGAACTACACCGATGCCAGCAAGACGATTGTCTGTTACGCCCGCCTGGCCTATCTGCCCGGGCCCCGTCCGGGTTCCCACATCCTGCTTGCCGGCGGACCGCACCACGCCTCCACCCAGTCCGCCGGTCAGTTCCTCACCCGGGAAGACTCCCTGGATTCCATCCGGCGATTGCTGCACGTCCACCGGTCCGAGGCCGTGCCCTGGTTCGAAGCGGTCGTGGAGAGCCGGACCTTGAGCGTTGACCCCATCTCGATGCGGATTGTGGCGATTCGCCGGGTGGATCCGGCCAACACCGCCGAAACGGCACGTTAACGGACTCGTTTTGCCAGGGAAATCACTGGCAAAACACTGCAATCTCAATTCCTTAGCGCGCATAGTGAGGACGGGCTGGCGCGCACCTCGCCGCGCTGCCACTACGAATGCTCGTCCGGAGTCACCATGCAACATTCCCCGTCCGTTTCACGGCTCGGTCCCGCCGTCTCCCTGTTCCGGTCCCCCACCCCACTCATCCTCGCCATATGTTTGCTCCTTATTCCCGTTGCGCGGCTGTCGGCGCAAACCTCCACCGGTGAGATTTCGGTCAACGTGTCGGACGCCTCGGGCGCTCTGGTGCCTGGCGCAACCGTAACGGTCACCGGTTCCGAGACCGGCAATCTGCTCCGTACCTTAACCACAAACGAACGCGGCACCGCGACCGTGCCGCTGCTACCGCCTGGCAGTT is a genomic window containing:
- a CDS encoding class I SAM-dependent methyltransferase, yielding MRYETARRVLPDWLRRYIYSFEAMIEDAVTEFAAGLPDGARVLDAGAGEGQYSGYFQRHRYMGVDLGVGDNAWDYGALDVVADLNDLPFPDKLFDASLNIVTMEHLREPKLALREIARVLKPGGVLLVVAPHEWEVHQSPHDYFRYTRHGLAYLFAQAGLELRTLEPAGGYFRLVARRLLSGLQFFPGPLKVIPAVVFLPLALVLPLFDGLDKEKNFTLGYKCVAVKALGRR
- a CDS encoding HEAT repeat domain-containing protein; the encoded protein is MSSYQRLGDAQLLYVEPIGAWPDQVGAGEYWPPTPTPVIALFERAYTGDRDDDTTWHCIHELQLRHTPEVFDSAMDYCQSRDPRWREIGLDVLAQLGADRPSEQRWYRPECRTTALRGLNDPNIHVVRSAAMALAHLNADCSTTDALLGLEGHPDAEVRVAVTAGLVGQNTVESRQALLRLMEDENQDVREWATTAIGQSAEPSPEVVRALQKRWNEETFEDARNQALWGLARFRDRAAIEELVERFRTATWVSGDMAAIRELHGYQDDDPPIWEIIEATRYYLYSNPGPPSR
- a CDS encoding glycosyltransferase family 2 protein; translation: MSFQGLESLPEGFVSVVIVNWNRRALLAECLASLGRDQGVPFEVIVVDNGSTDGSAEVVESFSRTAPFAVKLIQNRENRGFCGANNQGIAAARGEFVALLNNDAEADAGWLGALRAVFTDPEVGMAASKIVVHEDPRIIDKVGHLIYPDGQNRGRGTGEVDRGQYDKVEEVLWPDGCACMYRASMLRAIGAFDEDLFAYGDDAELGLRARICGYRSIYTPHARVRHHRGATLGQLNPLRITLIERNRLLLAVKLFPGSLLWRNGVYYLVRLLAGLWAALRNRGEISRFQSPTSKLTAFLALLKGDWQAILMTPATLKKRRALAPLRRLSPRQIHQLILSHRISLKDLSQQVAKPSQP
- a CDS encoding RodZ domain-containing protein, yielding MPSLGQKLRQEREKRGLSIEQLSAQTRINVQYFQYIEADDTASLPGGFFYRSFVRQYARLMELPESDYQATLDQSLADESAQSVGRATALPDRPIEVPPIPTGRFDAALELRRWAWRLGVLVLVIALCSGVYTFWERWGLQREEERIAAARVEPPAQKPAEKQQTAPQPPPVAPVTPPPAEQPAPLQASILPQTAEIPASGAVRLIIRATEMTWVAVWQGDKQLFADVIRPGETRGFGSPNQLRIRLGNAGGVQMEWNGQAVDPVGPKGQVRTVVFRPDGYSVVQPPPPPTETKPDGQG
- a CDS encoding class I SAM-dependent methyltransferase; translated protein: MRTLCHGTDKLYNTTDKVFLVVECRECKLIRLYPWPEADEIRQYYPENYWYDPGGDAADRLAEFWRRFVLRDHVRFVRKALESCEGTAPVLDVGCGGGLFLRELNLPQDQIVGLDFSVNAASVAWSTNGVPVACGALPRAPFRPGSFRAITMFHVLEHLYDPSAYLNAARKLLRPDGRLVVQVPNAASWQFLLFGENWNGLDIPRHLIDFKEQDLVNLLEYCGFEVVRRKHFSLRDNPAGLATTLALGLDPMSRRIRGVQDHPRIKLLKDAAYFALVLAAIPLTMLEAACRCGASIMIEAKPKA